A window of Herpetosiphonaceae bacterium genomic DNA:
CCGTGGGTTTAAACCGCCCAGTCGACCCCGAAGCCACGACCGGGACAACCGGCGACCAAAGGTGCGGCGCTTGCCGTGCACATGGGCCAGGTGGAGGCAACCGATCCCGATACCACCGTGGAAGATCGGTGCCAGCACTGGGCTCATGCTTCGGCGGCGCTATTCGTTCCGCCACATGAGTCGTGCCATTCGTCGGGTCAGCTGGACCAAAAAAAAGACGCGGGGTGCGCATGAACCAGACGAGCAGCTCCGACAAGGCTTCAGGGAATGGATGGCACATCAGCCCGTCGCGCCCTTCATGATTCTAATGATCGCGGGACCAACCTCACACCCCGCGTGGAGCACGGGCCTATGGGCAGGTGCCACGAAATATTTCGGCACATACACCGATCATTGCCGCCTTGCGTACGAGGGTATGGGACCAATCAGGGCGCTCGCTGGGGCGAGAGATACGGCTGCATGTGTGGTCTAGCTGACACCCGGCCTGGTGCCGTGGTTGCAACCTGGACAAGTTGTGGTGAGGGATCAGCGGAGCGGATATGCAAGCGCTTTGAAAGAGCCTTTGATCTAGCAGCGGCATGAGCGTTGAACAATCAAGCTCTTGGATGCAAGGGCTGCATCCAAGAGAGGCCGGAAAATCTTGTCCTGTCGTTCAACATCTACGCCTGCGCTGTCATGCCGGTGATGCCGAACAAGCCGACTGGGGAGCACCGGTTGTAGCGGTATCTTCAGGCCACGTGCGACAAGTCTAAGACTATGCAGCCTGAACCAGAGTCGGTTGGATCTGCATCAGCGGTGTGGCCGAGCTACTCGCCTTGCCGATCATTTCGCCTGGAAGATAGGATTGCAACAGCGACAGCAGCGCATCACAGGCAAGCGTCGTCGATGCAAGCTGGAGCAAGATCGTTCTGGCATGCTGATAATGTCGCTGTGCCTCAGCCATCAGGTACAGGACCGCGCCCGTCTTGATAATCAGGCCGCGCGCCTGGGCTTCAGCCACAGGATCGCTCGCTGCTGCCTGTAAGGAGGCTGCAAGCATCTTGCGATCCTCCGGCGACGCGGTACTCATCGCATACGCCACCGGCAGCGTCCAGCGATCGGGATCGCGGAGATCGCTGAGGGATTCGGAGGTTGACCAAAGACCGCTGAGATCGTCGCCGATCTGGATCAGCACTCCGAGGTGAAAGCCGAACTGGCCGAAGCTTTCGATCACCTGCTGATCATCGGTCGCCAGCCTGGCACCCGAGCGACTTGCCAGCGCGAAGAAGTGGCCCGACTTCGCCTCGGCGATCTGCCAGCACTCGTCCAGAGTTGGCTGGCGCATCGTCAGATCGTGATGCTGACCAGCGCACATGGTCAGGATCGTCTGGTTGAAATCGCTTCTGATCGTACGAGCCGTTTGAGCGCTCACGCCGATATCGAGCAGGGTTTCCAACGCCTCATGGCTGCTGGTGAGTAATCCGGTCGTGATATTGACCGCCGGCCCCATACCCCACTGCGCCCACGCGCCATCGGGACGATCATCATCCTCGATTGCATCCAGGATATGCAAGGCCCTGTACAAAATCTGCCATGCCGCGCCCACGGCGTGCGCCTGCTCATGAACGCCACCTGCTGCCGCGCAGCAGAGATCGGGAAGACTCATCAACGAAGGATTCTGGTGGGAGTCCGACTGAGGCAGATGTTTCTTTGGCAGACTGGCATGCAGCGCATCCACATAGCGCGCGTCAACCTTGGATGTATCTGCCAGCACGTGCATCTGGGGCGGAGCCGCAGGGGCGGGCGGAGCCCAGGCCAGCAGAGAAAGCTTCAATGCCGGATTACACCAACGCTGCCACTGCCCATCGCCACAGCAGATCGCTAGAATAGCTTCTTTGACGTCGTCATCCAGTGCCGAGCATGCCGTGTTAAGCATGCGGGCAGTATCGTGCTGCATCTGAGACGCGAAGACTGAGTCCGTAACCATGTTCTGAACGAGCCGTACCAGGTCCATAAACCACCTGCGAGCTGTTAGGGTCGCTCGCGCACCGCCTATGCGGTATGTGAAAAAGGGGTATGACAATCGGCTACCGGACAAGGCAGGGGAGAGGGGAAAGCTCCGGCGTGAGGACAACGATAGACAGTGCCAAAATCGAAGCATTAAGCGGAAGGAAAGAGTGTGGCGATGAACTGCTTGATCAACTCGACATCAAGATCTTCCTTTCGTAGGTAATAGCTTGCCCCCGCCAACAAACTCTGCTGGCGAAACTCCTCGTCGTCGTAGCCGCTCAAGACGAGGATATGGGTGTTGTGGAGGACTTGCTTGATGCGTCGAGTGGCTTCAATGCCATTCAGCAGCGGCAAGGTAACATCCATGAACACAAAATCCGGGGTAAGCCGGAGGGCTAATCTAACTGCCTCTATACCATCAGCAGCCTCCCCAACCACAGCCCAGTTGCACTGGGTCTGGACAAGCTGACGTAAGAGCTTTCGGTAGGAATCAGTATCATCAACAATAAGAAAAGAAATAAATGTAATCACAAGTCTTACATGCGTGGGAGTAAACTGTGGTGGGGTACTCACCGTTAAGACACGCATGTCCTATGTGGTAACCTTATGGCCCAACTGTAACAGAGGGGTTAAATCAGGACCAGCCCCCCTGCGACAGTTTAAGCTTACCAGATTTGGCAAGCCGGTACCTGTCGTTTGCGACAGGTCCGATCGCGGATCTACCTGATGGATGCGTCGTCAGAAACTGATACAACTACCGACCTCCATGAATCAGCTTTAGATTGGTAGGCCTGACCCAATCATGCGACGAGTGCCACACCTGTTCTACTGTATGTATTCCTCATAAGAGGATCTTTGCAAAACTTCTGCGAGTTGTTGACAATTTTTTTCCTATTTCTTATACTAGGGCTGGGCCATAGACATAACCAGAAGTCATCAAGGAGTTCCTCTGCTAGGGCTGGGTCCTAGACATAACCAGAAGTCATCAAGGAATTCCGCACGCCCACCATCGATTTTTGGCAACATATCAACGTACAAACAGAAAAGGGGAATCGCCATGCACAGCCCCTTATCTCATCGCACACTGCTCTTCGCCCCTTTTATCGTCATCGTCTTCAGCCTACTCGGGATTGGCTGGTCGGTACGAGCACTCATCAGCAGCCCATATACGGGGGCTGATTGGTCACAAAGCACGGGCGCGGTGATTGCTGTCGATGTTGATGGTCCAGCGAATGGACTGATCCAGGTTGGGGACCGAATCATTGCCATCGATGGCATTCCTCTTCATGCGGCATCATCTCACGCCACCAAAGCTGTTGGCGACACAATCCAATTTCAAATATCCCGTTCCGGGATCATAAGCGACGCTCAAGTTCGTTTGCAAGCTGCACCGCTGCTGGTAACACTGCGGCGACTGATGCCCGTGATAGTTGCGATCACCTTTTGGCTCGTCAGCGTGGTAGTGCTGGCGCTCAAGCCGACCGGAACGCAGAGCTGGCTCTTCCTGCTCTTCTGTCAGGTATTTGTTGGCGCGCTGGTATTTGGCGCAGTCAACTTCACCGGTAGGCCCTGGACAGTGCGCCTCTTTCAATCACTGCTCTGGTGGGTTGGCCCGATTACGATTCATTTTCATCTCTACTTTCCTCTGTCGTTGCAATCACGCTATACCCGGCTCAGTATATTGGCGTGCTACCTCATCGCCGCCCTCGGGAGTGGGCTGCCCTTGGTTGGCTCGTCGCTGCAGGAGGGTGGCCTACCCTCAGGCTTCTTCTCCGGCAGCCTGATCTGGATGACAGCCTGCCTGCTCAGTGTCGTATTCTTGCTCTGGCAGGCGTATCGCGGAGCCACCACGCTTGAGATTCAGCGGCAACTGCGGCTCGTGGCGCTTGGCGGGGGCGTGGCATTTATCTCGTTTCTGATTCTGCTGCTGGTGCCCTACGCGCTGATTCATCAACCACTGCTGCCCTATGACATCGCCTTCTTGCTGCTCATGATCATCCCGATCACGTATGGCTATGCGATTCTCAGCTACCGCCTGATCCAGCTCGACTCCTATGTCAGCCGGATCGCAGCCTATATGCTGGTCCTTTCAACACTGATCAGTATGTACCTGGTGCTTAACATTGCCCTCACGAAAGTGATACCCGCCACCGGGCAGCAGCAGGCAACGGCGAATCTGGTGACAATCGTCGCGTTGACGAGCACATCGATCCCATTGTACCGACGACTCCAGACGATCGCCAACTATGTGTTCTACGGCGGCTCGTACGATTACCGATCGGCGGTGCAGCTGGTGAGCCGCACGCTGGATCAACCGCGCAACCCCGAGGTCTTGCCTCAGATTTTGTGCAGCAGCATTCAAAAAGCCATGCAGCTGGAGTGTGTGCGCCTGCTCCTCCTGAATGCAACCGGCATGTTCACACAAGCCGGGCTATCCTGCCAGCAGTGCGTCGGGGAGCAAGATCAGGTGTACCTGAAAACGACCAGTCAGATCGCCCAATACCTGCGCGACCATCCGTACCCGGTTTACACCTCGGAAATGCACACGCACTTGAACGACCAGGCGCTCTCAGCGCATGAAATACGGCTGTTAGGCTACGAGCACACCTGGCTCTGGATACCTTTGTTTGCTGGTAGTCGCCTGCTTGGTCTCTACATTATGGGTCCTAAGCGCGGCAGCGAAGTATTCGATGTCACCGACCTTGAGATCGTGCAGGTCATTATGCGCCTGTCGAGCGTTACAATGCAAAATATCCAGTTTATCGATGAGCTACAACAACAGGCGGCTGAGAAAGAAAAGCTTCACCAGCAGGTAATCAACGCTCGCGAGGAGGAGCGCAAGCGTGTGGCGCGGGAACTCCACGATCAGATCATTCAATCGCTAGCCAGCATGAACTACCAGCTGACCAATCTCCGTAGCCAGCTGAGCCCGGATCAGGGGGATCAAGTTGTTGAGGTGCAATCCAACTTGCAACAAACGCTGGTCGATGTGCGACGCATCTGCGCCGATCTGCGTCCGCCCGCCCTTGATAATTTGGGTCTGGTTTCTGCGGTGCGGTCACGGCTGCGGGCGCTGCAGCAGCAGAGTTCGATCGAAGCTTTCCTGCATGTGAGCGGCGATCCGCACCAGCCGATTCCTGAGGACGTAGCGCTCACGCTGTTTCGCGTGATGCAGGAGGCACTGAACAACGTTCTAAAACACGCGGAGGCGCAGACCGTCGAAGTGCAGATCTATATCCAGCCAGACGAAATCTGTCTCGTCGTGCGGGATGATGGTAAAGGCTTTCACGTTCCGCAACGACTTGGTCAACTGATTGAAGACCATCATTTTGGTTTAGTTGGGTTGCGCGAACGGTTAGAAATGATTCGCGGTACATTGTACGTATCTTCTTTAACTGGAGAAGGCGCTTGTATCCGTGCAACCGTTCCTTTAACACCGCTAGCCAATTCCCCGCATGAAGGAATCGTACGGCCATGACTGATCCTCTTTCTCATAAGGCCATACCAGAATCACACCGGCTTCGAGTTGTCGTCGCCGATGATCATCCGATTATGCGCTCTGGCATCGCCAATGAGCTGCGGCGACATCCCGATATCGAGGTGATCGGCGAGGCTGTTAACGGTGATCAAGCCTTAGCGCTGGTCCGCTCATACGACGTAGATGTGCTGGTGCTGGATGTTAATATGCCAGGGCTGAAAGCGCTGCATCTGCTGCGCGAGCTTGAAGCCCTGCGCAGCCCGACCCGCGTCTTGATTATCACGGGGCAAAATGACTCCGAATACGTCATCACCCTGATCAAGTCGGGCGCCAAGGGGTACCTTCTGAAAGACGAGGAGCCTGCCACGATCACCACCGCTGTGCGGACTGTCGCCAGGGGCAAAACCTGGCTCAGCCCGCAGGTGCTTGATACCGTGCTCGACCACACCGTCCGCGATACCGATACGCTGGACGAGCCTGAGCTGAGCAGCCGGGAAACCGAGGTCCTGCGCCTGCTCTCAGAGGGACGGTCGAATCAGGAGATCGGCGAGCAGCTCGGTATTAGCGAACGTACCGTGCGCTTTCACCTGCGCAATATCTACGATAAGCTCGGCTTGAAGCGCGGCCAGGCCATCGCGTGGGCCGTGCGTAATCGCTTAGGCGAAGAGTAGCGCGCGCAGCCGCGCCCAATCGGGTGCGACCTGACGAAAACAACTGCCACGCGCCTGTCGTTGATGACAGGCGCGTGGTGCTTTTAACGGCAAGGCAAAACTGTCGCTGGTGTCGTTGTATCTACCACTGCCAGGTTATACAAATAACAGTAACAAAGGCTATCCATCACGCTCATGCACAGTCTCAAAATTCACATAATATCTGTGGCGCTGGATGATGGACGTGATGGATAGCCTGCTCCCTGAGCCCTACTGTATGCCCGCTGATCACAGCCAAAGGAGGATAATCATGGTACTCCGCGCTCGTGTCCATGAATCGAAGCCGATGGTTGGGATGATCCTGGCATTTAAGAATCATCCATCACATCCCCTAGCGGCGATTCCAGCCAGAGTTATTTATGTCTGGCCGCGCTTTCGCTCCGGCGACTATTTAGTGACCCTGGAATATGATCGACCGATCAAGTTCAAGAATGAGTTTATTACCCGCATCGACGCCTTCATGAGCGAATTGCAGCCAGGCTACTGATTCATCGCTCCAAGATGCTCGCCTCGCCCCTCCCACGCCATGAGCAGATATTGTTAGATGTGCCGCCTGTCCAGCAGAGCGGCTCGGGCGCACCTGCACCACGATCTGCCATTTCCATGTCGAGAAACCTATCGCAAACGACAGGGGAGATATGCCGTAAACGGTGGGTAAAACTGTCGTCTCGGTCGTTGTTGCGCCATCGGGCAGCGTGATACAACAATCGCAGAGGCGCTGAGGCGAGCTCTCAGCCCGATCATAACCAGTCACCAGTACCGTACTGAGTCCTGCTGATTCGCAAACGTTGTCGCTCTGTATTTCACATGTAGGTTACATCATGACTGTATCTTTTGGACATGTACGAAGATCGGTCTTTGGCATCTCAATGCGCGAGACGACCGTGGCCCGTCGCGGCTTTCGGGTCGATCAGGCGGATGTGCGGCTGCGCCTGGAGCGCGTCGGGCAAACGTTTCTGCTGGGCTACCATGCCGCGATCAAGACGAGCGCGCCCCTCACGCTTGCCCACCAGCTCGACGAGGTTGAGTCCGAGTTTCGCGGCTTTGCCTATGAGGGCGCAGGCATGGGACTGGCGCTGCTGGATCAGCTGACACCGTGGCGGCCCTATCGCGTGCAAGCCTTTCTGGAAGGTCCCGGCAACCATCACGCGTACATGATTCATGTGGGCATCGGCTGGATGTGGGCGCGGCTCTGCTGGCGGATCGAGCGACCGCTTGCCAAGCTCGATCCAATGCTGCGCTGGCTGGCCGTGGATGGCTACGGCTTTCACCAGGGCTACTTCCACTGGCAGAAATATATTGTCGAGCGGGCGATGCCGCCACGAATCTCGGGCTACGCGCAGCGGGCGTTCGACCAGGGCCTTGGACGCAGCCTGTGGTTTGTCGAAGGGACCGACATCCCTCGCGTTGTGAACAGGATCGAGTCGTTTCCCTCGGAGCGACAAGCCGATTTGTGGAGCGGTGTCGGACTAGCATGCACCTATGCGGGCGGCGTGGATCGAGCGGCGATCGAAGCGTTGCAACAGAGCGCGGGCGCATATCGGGTACACCTCGCGCAGGGCGCGTCCTTCGCTGCCAAAGCGCGGCAGCGGGCTGGCAATCCAACCAGCCATGCAAACATGGCCTGTGAGGTGCTGTGCGGTCGCTCCGCCGATGATGCCGCCCATGTAACCGACATCGCCCTTGCGCAGCTACCCGCCGACGGTGCCGATCCGATGTATGAGATCTGGCGTCGGCGCATTCGCGCCCATTTTGCTGAGGAGGCTGTGACATCATGACCGGACCAGGAAGCTTTCTTCGCCGCTTTAGCACGCGGCTGGTCGCGCTTGCGATCATCGCCGCACTCTACTCGTTGACCTGGCCGCCCGCGTATGCCCAGAGCCAGCGTGACGAGCTTGCCGCTCAATTCGACTTTAGCTACACCCCGTTGCCCGAAGTGCCTGGCCTGCCGCTCAAATCGATCCGCAACGTCAATCCCAGCCTGAAGCAAATCTCGGCCTGGATCTCCTCGGTCGGCGCGTCGATCGCGCTCAACGATCTGGACGGCGATAGCCTCGCCAACGATGCATGTTATGTCGACACACGGGTGGATCGGGTGATTGTCGCGCCGGTGCCAGGAACGGGCGAGCGCTACCCGCTCTTCACCCTTGACGCCGCGCCGCTGCGCTTTGATCCCGCGACGATGGCACCTATGGGCTGCCTGCCGGGCGATCTCAACGAAGACGGGCTGATGGACGTGGTGGCCTACTACTGGGGCCGCACGCCCGTTGCCTTCATCCAGCAATCTCGCGTCGCGGAGCAGCCGCTGTCATCCGCAACCTACGCCCGCCAGGAGATCGTGCCGGGCGAGGAGCGCTGGTTTACCAACGCCGCCACCTTTGCCGATCTGGATGGCGACGGTCATCTCGACCTGATCGTCGGCAATTACTTCCCCGACGGCGCGCATATTCTGGATGCCAATTCGAAGCATCCCGAGCAGATGCAGCATTCGATGTCACGGGCTTATAACGCCGGATGGAAGCATTTTCTGCTCTGGTCGGGTGCGACGAGCGGCGCTCATCCCTCGGTGAGCTTCACCGACACACCGCTGCGCATCGATGACCGGATGCTGACCGGCTGGACTCTCGCCATCGGCGCAAGCGATCTGGACGGCGATATGCTCCCCGAACTGTATTTTGCTAACGACTTCGGCCCCGACCGGCTGCTGCATAACCGCTCCACGCCGGGAAGGCTGGATTTTGTGCCGCTCCTGGGCGAACGAACCATCACCACACCCGGCTCCAAAATCCTGGGCCATGATTCGTTCAAAGGCATGGGTGTGGACTTTGGCGACCTGAACCGCGACGGCCTGACAGACATCTTTGTCAGCAATATCGCCACCGAGTACGCCCTGGAAGAAAGCAACATGCTCTTTGTTAACACGGGCCAGTTCGACAAGATCCGCAGCGGGACCGCGCCCTTTGTGGACGAGAGCGAGCCGCTCGGGCTATCGCGTGGCGGCTGGGGATGGGATGTCCGCCTCGACGATTTCAACAATGACGGCGTGCTTGAAGCGCTCCAGGCGACAGGGTTTATTCGAGGTTCGGTTAATCGCTGGCCTGAGCTGCAAGAGCTGGCGATGAGTAGTGACGAACTGCTCGCCAATCCCAAGAGCTGGCCGCGCTTCGAGGAAGGCGCCGATATTGCCGGACATCAGCACAACCCATTCTTTGTCCGGGCTGGTGATGGGCGCTACTACGATCTGGCCGCTGAGATCGGCGTTGACGAGCCGCATGTAACCCGTGGTCTGGCAACGGCGGATGTGGACGGCGACGGCAGCCTGGATCTTGCGATCGCGAACCAGTGGTCTGCCTCGGGCGTGTACCGTAACCAGAGCCCGAACACCAATGCATTTCTTGGGCTGCGGCTACGCTTACCCGTCGGCACCAGCACGACGGCGAGCATCCAGGCTCAGTCGGGATTGGTGGCGCTGGGTCATCCGGCAGTCGGCGCGACAGCAACCGTGCACCTGCCTGACGGTCGCACCCTGGTGGCGCAGGTCGACGGTGGAAATGGTCATTCCGGCAAGCGCAGCTCGGATCTCCACTTTGGCCTGGGCGATGTGCCGAGCACGACACCGCTACAGGTCAATCTGCAATGGCGCGACACCAGCGGCACGATTCACCGCGAAACCACCTATCTCACGGCGGGTTGGCACACGATCCAACTCGGCTCTTAATCACAAAGGAAGTGCATCATGGCGACACAGGTTCTGGAAGATCGATCAACTCGCCTGGCAGGATTACGCCGCTTCGCCATCGCGATCACGATCTTGAATGTTATCGGTCGCTTAATTCTCGGCTTTGAGCCATCCTGGGCGCATCTGCTGGTGGCTATCGCGACCACCTATACCCTGGAGTTGCTCTATGAAGTCTTGAATGCCTGGCGCGACCGGCGACCCGTGGCGTTCAGGGGCGGGATCAGGAATCTGGTGGATTTCCTGCTGTCGGCGCATATCGCTGCCTGCGCGGTGTCGATGCTGCTCTACCCGAACGATCGGCTGCTCCCGATTGTG
This region includes:
- a CDS encoding polyprenyl synthetase family protein; this encodes MSSRRSFPLSPALSGSRLSYPFFTYRIGGARATLTARRWFMDLVRLVQNMVTDSVFASQMQHDTARMLNTACSALDDDVKEAILAICCGDGQWQRWCNPALKLSLLAWAPPAPAAPPQMHVLADTSKVDARYVDALHASLPKKHLPQSDSHQNPSLMSLPDLCCAAAGGVHEQAHAVGAAWQILYRALHILDAIEDDDRPDGAWAQWGMGPAVNITTGLLTSSHEALETLLDIGVSAQTARTIRSDFNQTILTMCAGQHHDLTMRQPTLDECWQIAEAKSGHFFALASRSGARLATDDQQVIESFGQFGFHLGVLIQIGDDLSGLWSTSESLSDLRDPDRWTLPVAYAMSTASPEDRKMLAASLQAAASDPVAEAQARGLIIKTGAVLYLMAEAQRHYQHARTILLQLASTTLACDALLSLLQSYLPGEMIGKASSSATPLMQIQPTLVQAA
- a CDS encoding response regulator transcription factor, producing MITFISFLIVDDTDSYRKLLRQLVQTQCNWAVVGEAADGIEAVRLALRLTPDFVFMDVTLPLLNGIEATRRIKQVLHNTHILVLSGYDDEEFRQQSLLAGASYYLRKEDLDVELIKQFIATLFPSA
- a CDS encoding histidine kinase; this encodes MHSPLSHRTLLFAPFIVIVFSLLGIGWSVRALISSPYTGADWSQSTGAVIAVDVDGPANGLIQVGDRIIAIDGIPLHAASSHATKAVGDTIQFQISRSGIISDAQVRLQAAPLLVTLRRLMPVIVAITFWLVSVVVLALKPTGTQSWLFLLFCQVFVGALVFGAVNFTGRPWTVRLFQSLLWWVGPITIHFHLYFPLSLQSRYTRLSILACYLIAALGSGLPLVGSSLQEGGLPSGFFSGSLIWMTACLLSVVFLLWQAYRGATTLEIQRQLRLVALGGGVAFISFLILLLVPYALIHQPLLPYDIAFLLLMIIPITYGYAILSYRLIQLDSYVSRIAAYMLVLSTLISMYLVLNIALTKVIPATGQQQATANLVTIVALTSTSIPLYRRLQTIANYVFYGGSYDYRSAVQLVSRTLDQPRNPEVLPQILCSSIQKAMQLECVRLLLLNATGMFTQAGLSCQQCVGEQDQVYLKTTSQIAQYLRDHPYPVYTSEMHTHLNDQALSAHEIRLLGYEHTWLWIPLFAGSRLLGLYIMGPKRGSEVFDVTDLEIVQVIMRLSSVTMQNIQFIDELQQQAAEKEKLHQQVINAREEERKRVARELHDQIIQSLASMNYQLTNLRSQLSPDQGDQVVEVQSNLQQTLVDVRRICADLRPPALDNLGLVSAVRSRLRALQQQSSIEAFLHVSGDPHQPIPEDVALTLFRVMQEALNNVLKHAEAQTVEVQIYIQPDEICLVVRDDGKGFHVPQRLGQLIEDHHFGLVGLRERLEMIRGTLYVSSLTGEGACIRATVPLTPLANSPHEGIVRP
- a CDS encoding response regulator transcription factor; translation: MTDPLSHKAIPESHRLRVVVADDHPIMRSGIANELRRHPDIEVIGEAVNGDQALALVRSYDVDVLVLDVNMPGLKALHLLRELEALRSPTRVLIITGQNDSEYVITLIKSGAKGYLLKDEEPATITTAVRTVARGKTWLSPQVLDTVLDHTVRDTDTLDEPELSSRETEVLRLLSEGRSNQEIGEQLGISERTVRFHLRNIYDKLGLKRGQAIAWAVRNRLGEE
- a CDS encoding DUF1702 family protein, translated to MTVSFGHVRRSVFGISMRETTVARRGFRVDQADVRLRLERVGQTFLLGYHAAIKTSAPLTLAHQLDEVESEFRGFAYEGAGMGLALLDQLTPWRPYRVQAFLEGPGNHHAYMIHVGIGWMWARLCWRIERPLAKLDPMLRWLAVDGYGFHQGYFHWQKYIVERAMPPRISGYAQRAFDQGLGRSLWFVEGTDIPRVVNRIESFPSERQADLWSGVGLACTYAGGVDRAAIEALQQSAGAYRVHLAQGASFAAKARQRAGNPTSHANMACEVLCGRSADDAAHVTDIALAQLPADGADPMYEIWRRRIRAHFAEEAVTS
- a CDS encoding CRTAC1 family protein, yielding MTGPGSFLRRFSTRLVALAIIAALYSLTWPPAYAQSQRDELAAQFDFSYTPLPEVPGLPLKSIRNVNPSLKQISAWISSVGASIALNDLDGDSLANDACYVDTRVDRVIVAPVPGTGERYPLFTLDAAPLRFDPATMAPMGCLPGDLNEDGLMDVVAYYWGRTPVAFIQQSRVAEQPLSSATYARQEIVPGEERWFTNAATFADLDGDGHLDLIVGNYFPDGAHILDANSKHPEQMQHSMSRAYNAGWKHFLLWSGATSGAHPSVSFTDTPLRIDDRMLTGWTLAIGASDLDGDMLPELYFANDFGPDRLLHNRSTPGRLDFVPLLGERTITTPGSKILGHDSFKGMGVDFGDLNRDGLTDIFVSNIATEYALEESNMLFVNTGQFDKIRSGTAPFVDESEPLGLSRGGWGWDVRLDDFNNDGVLEALQATGFIRGSVNRWPELQELAMSSDELLANPKSWPRFEEGADIAGHQHNPFFVRAGDGRYYDLAAEIGVDEPHVTRGLATADVDGDGSLDLAIANQWSASGVYRNQSPNTNAFLGLRLRLPVGTSTTASIQAQSGLVALGHPAVGATATVHLPDGRTLVAQVDGGNGHSGKRSSDLHFGLGDVPSTTPLQVNLQWRDTSGTIHRETTYLTAGWHTIQLGS